A window from Temnothorax longispinosus isolate EJ_2023e chromosome 1, Tlon_JGU_v1, whole genome shotgun sequence encodes these proteins:
- the LOC139822856 gene encoding calcium release-activated calcium channel protein 1, translating to MGRVRRVNQEMSAFVDCIQGEKTPSARLNASTTLSDMEEDARGSKFNKSTQSDISLSAWRLPCGGQRSRPVSLYLPTKQIPMSESSLSSTHSSRSTLYPVQSEIVLSARSRHNNNRYVSLDMRSINNLPYPSPHSNSHILGNSAPYTCSCTCAGSPPRPPPPAPFSQTESDDQDGAESLSWRRLHMSRAKLKATATTSELLSGFAMVAMVELQINEPTAVPEWLFVMFAVCTTFLVSVHIFALMISTYLLPNIEAISKLQVSRLITESPHERMRGFIELAWAFSTILGLFLFLVEVAILCWVKFWDYSFTAATASTVIVIPVLIVFVAFAVHFYHSLVVYKCESVVSDMKDLESIKRNLDNVTIGQTNV from the exons ATGGGGAGAGTCCGGAGAGTCAATCAAGAGATGAGTGCCTTCGTCGACTGCATCCAGGGCGAGAAAACGCCGAGTGCGAGATTAAACGCGAGTACCACGCTCAGCGATATGGAGGAGGACGCGAGAGGTAGCAAATTCAACAAGTCAACGCAGAGCGATATCTCGCTATCGGCGTGGAGGCTCCCTTGTGGCGGGCAGAGATCCAGGCCGGTGTCCTTGTACCTGCCGACGAAGCAGATCCCGATGAGCGAGTCGAGCTTAAGTTCCACGCACAGCTCCAGAAGCACGTTATACCCCGTTCAGAGCGAGATTGTCTTATCAGCTAGAAGCAGACACAACAATAATAGATACGTCTCTCTGGACATGAGATCGATCAACAATCTTCCGTATCCTAGTCCGCATTCCAACAGCCACATTTTAGGCAATAGTGCACCGTACACGTGTTCCTGTACGTGCGCGGGctcgccgccgcggccgcctcCGCCGGCACCGTTCTCGCAAACTGAAAGCGACGATCAGGACGGGGCCGAGAGTCTCTCGTGGAGAAGGCTTCACATGAGCAGGGCGAAGCTGAAAGCAACTGCAACCACATCTGAGCTTCTTAGTGGATTTGCAATG gtgGCGATGGTGgaattgcaaataaatgaaCCGACGGCGGTGCCGGAATGGCTGTTTGTAATGTTCGCCGTCTGTACTACCTTCTTGGTATCGGTGCACATTTTCGCGTTGATGATCAGCACGTATCTTTTACCTAATATCGAGGCCATAAGTAAACTTCAAGTCTCGCGTCTCATAACGGAGTCGCCCCACGAGAGGATGCGCGGTTTCATCGAATTGGCCTGGGCATTTTCCACGATACTGGGACTGTTTCTCTTTCTAGTAGAGGTGGCTATTCTCTGCTGGGTTAAGTTCTGGGACTACTCCTTTACCGCCGCCACTGCCAGCACCGTGATAGTCATTCCCGTGCTCATAGTATTCGTCGCCTTCGCCGTTCACTTTTATCACTCCTTGGTAGTTTACAAGTGTGAAAGCGTGGTGTCGGACATGAAA